In the Kribbella sp. NBC_00482 genome, one interval contains:
- a CDS encoding GNAT family N-acetyltransferase, translating to MTTSSPRPVRFVEMTGSAMTALLADDRSAAQTELGFQLGDEFLSDRAKWLWQYRLDQLERDPSTFGWLVKLAVADGTVVGYAGFHGPPDEAGMVEIGYTVDPPYRRQGFAKAIVTALLERAASEPAVRTVRATISPTNQASLATIAGFGFVENGEQWDEEDGLELIFERPSR from the coding sequence ATGACTACTTCTTCTCCCCGGCCGGTTCGCTTCGTCGAGATGACCGGTAGCGCGATGACCGCGTTGCTGGCCGACGATCGTTCCGCGGCACAGACCGAGCTCGGTTTCCAGCTCGGTGACGAGTTCCTCAGTGACAGGGCCAAGTGGCTCTGGCAGTACCGCCTCGATCAGCTGGAGCGCGATCCCAGCACGTTCGGGTGGCTCGTCAAGCTCGCCGTGGCTGACGGGACCGTGGTCGGGTACGCCGGTTTCCACGGTCCGCCCGACGAGGCCGGCATGGTGGAGATCGGCTACACGGTCGACCCGCCGTACCGGCGACAGGGTTTCGCCAAGGCGATCGTGACCGCGCTGCTGGAACGTGCGGCGTCCGAACCCGCAGTACGGACCGTCCGGGCCACGATCAGCCCCACCAACCAGGCCTCGCTGGCCACCATCGCCGGCTTCGGCTTCGTCGAGAACGGCGAACAGTGGGACGAGGAGGACGGCCTGGAGCTGATCTTCGAACGCCCCAGCCGCTGA
- a CDS encoding S-adenosylmethionine:tRNA ribosyltransferase-isomerase encodes MMVHPHTRFDLPEALNAGEPPEARGVSRDHVKLLVAEGSTVTHTRFDRIGEHLRPGDLLLVNTSTTLPAAVDSSSYTVHFSTPLDDGTWVVELRDGGAPKFDGTAGDRVELPEGALTLLASYQGSNRLWIAKPPVADVLGYLQRHGRPITYNYVGKQWPLASYQTVFARDSGSAEMPSAARPFSFELVSHLASQGVLIAPILLHCGVSSLESHEPPQPERYDVPAHTARLVNWVKANGGRVIAVGTTAVRAIESATTPDGNVTPAHGWTDLILGPERPPYVVDGLITGWHAPEASHLLLLESVAGPDQVQRAYDAAVQGTYLWHEFGDSCLMLR; translated from the coding sequence AGCCCGCGGCGTCTCGCGGGACCACGTGAAGCTGCTGGTCGCGGAGGGGTCGACCGTCACGCACACCCGCTTCGACCGCATCGGAGAACACCTGCGGCCCGGTGACCTGCTGCTGGTGAACACGTCCACCACGTTGCCGGCTGCCGTCGACAGCTCGTCGTACACCGTGCACTTCTCGACGCCGCTCGACGACGGCACCTGGGTCGTCGAGCTGCGCGACGGCGGCGCACCGAAGTTCGACGGTACGGCGGGCGACCGGGTGGAGCTGCCGGAAGGCGCGCTGACGTTGCTGGCGTCGTACCAAGGCTCGAATCGCCTGTGGATCGCCAAGCCGCCGGTGGCCGATGTACTCGGGTACCTGCAGCGGCACGGGCGGCCGATCACCTACAACTACGTCGGCAAGCAGTGGCCGTTGGCGTCGTACCAGACCGTCTTCGCTCGCGACTCGGGCAGTGCGGAGATGCCCAGCGCCGCCAGACCGTTCAGCTTCGAGCTGGTGAGCCACCTGGCGTCGCAGGGCGTGCTGATCGCACCGATCCTGCTGCACTGCGGCGTGTCCTCATTGGAGAGCCACGAGCCACCTCAACCCGAGCGGTACGACGTACCCGCGCATACTGCCCGCCTCGTCAACTGGGTCAAGGCCAACGGCGGCCGGGTGATCGCTGTTGGCACCACCGCCGTACGCGCCATCGAATCAGCCACGACCCCGGACGGCAACGTCACGCCCGCGCACGGCTGGACCGACCTGATCCTCGGTCCGGAACGCCCGCCGTACGTCGTCGACGGCCTGATCACCGGCTGGCACGCCCCCGAGGCCTCCCACCTACTCCTCCTCGAGTCCGTGGCCGGCCCCGACCAGGTCCAACGCGCCTACGACGCCGCCGTACAAGGGACCTACCTCTGGCACGAGTTCGGCGACAGCTGCCTCATGCTGCGCTGA
- a CDS encoding sialidase family protein translates to MSELKELSWDAQKTVQPVPFEALERRGIRRRHRRQALTGAGVIAAVTAAVVAAVLPLGNVTGTEKPPAAGTASIPVDQAAEKLVRDKKSGMAGIAFATPARWASVWSSPQPGYTFNYAAVLSRDGVRTTAPVRKNQYVVLQAGDDVLALSMPTSMKGSDPTWAQSVMVRLTNQGRVEKKLRWAPPTSEFADGDVLLAYGTLRALNLETGTLREVKVPGIDNAYQPQRDTTGRWWLVGAKNSGVGNIYWTDDHGKNWGHSVISQGRMGGELGVSPDGKTLVAIPGRKPDRMEDPVPLRLSTDRGEHWTTVATRAAPYLSSPVAFDNGTGLALFQGKKRELLRPGAGSPFTPPADLGELTREGELVYGKQYNGNQVITSADHGKTWRYFEPR, encoded by the coding sequence ATGTCTGAGCTGAAAGAACTGTCGTGGGACGCGCAGAAGACCGTCCAGCCGGTGCCCTTCGAGGCTCTGGAGCGCCGTGGCATCCGGCGCCGTCACCGTCGGCAGGCGCTGACCGGCGCGGGAGTCATTGCGGCGGTGACGGCCGCAGTGGTGGCTGCCGTGCTGCCGCTCGGGAACGTGACCGGTACCGAGAAGCCGCCGGCCGCCGGCACCGCGTCGATCCCGGTCGACCAGGCGGCCGAGAAGCTGGTCCGCGACAAGAAGTCGGGCATGGCCGGCATCGCGTTCGCGACACCGGCACGCTGGGCCTCGGTGTGGTCGTCACCCCAGCCGGGATACACCTTCAACTACGCCGCGGTGCTGAGCCGCGACGGCGTACGGACCACCGCTCCGGTACGCAAGAACCAGTACGTCGTGCTGCAGGCCGGTGACGACGTTCTGGCGCTGTCGATGCCGACGAGCATGAAGGGCAGCGATCCGACCTGGGCCCAGTCGGTGATGGTCCGCCTGACGAACCAGGGCCGGGTCGAGAAGAAGCTGCGTTGGGCTCCGCCGACCAGCGAGTTCGCCGACGGCGACGTGCTGCTGGCGTACGGCACGCTGCGGGCGCTGAATCTGGAAACCGGCACCCTGCGGGAGGTGAAGGTCCCCGGGATCGACAACGCCTACCAGCCGCAACGCGACACCACCGGACGATGGTGGCTGGTCGGCGCCAAGAACAGCGGCGTCGGCAACATCTACTGGACCGACGACCACGGCAAGAACTGGGGTCACTCCGTCATCAGCCAGGGCCGGATGGGCGGCGAACTGGGAGTCAGCCCTGACGGCAAGACGCTGGTGGCGATCCCGGGCAGAAAGCCCGACAGGATGGAGGACCCGGTGCCGCTGCGGTTGTCCACCGACCGCGGCGAACACTGGACGACAGTGGCCACCCGGGCCGCCCCGTACCTCTCGTCTCCCGTTGCCTTCGACAACGGCACCGGGCTTGCGCTCTTCCAGGGCAAGAAGCGCGAACTCCTCCGGCCCGGTGCCGGTTCGCCGTTCACACCGCCGGCCGATCTGGGCGAGCTGACACGAGAAGGCGAGCTCGTCTACGGGAAGCAGTACAACGGCAACCAGGTCATCACCAGCGCCGATCACGGCAAGACCTGGAGGTACTTCGAGCCTCGCTAG
- a CDS encoding RNA polymerase sigma factor, protein MADGDTVRELYEGCYRRLVGQLFAICGNLGEAEDAVQEAFVRAVEKPRRLAQLDSPEAWLRTVALNVVRRRYRRATRFHGLLSRAGAPETTMAGLSADRVALVEALRQLPYEQREAIVLHHIVDLPVREIAVQLGVPEGTVKARLSRGRSRLAPLVREFADDAEEVNHV, encoded by the coding sequence ATGGCTGACGGCGACACGGTGCGCGAGCTGTACGAGGGGTGTTACCGGCGGCTGGTCGGGCAACTGTTCGCGATCTGCGGGAACCTGGGCGAGGCCGAGGACGCCGTCCAGGAGGCGTTCGTCCGGGCGGTCGAGAAACCTCGGCGGCTCGCCCAGCTCGACAGCCCGGAGGCGTGGCTGCGCACAGTCGCGCTGAACGTCGTACGCCGGCGCTACCGCCGCGCGACCCGATTCCACGGATTGCTCTCCCGGGCAGGTGCTCCCGAGACCACGATGGCCGGGCTGTCCGCGGACCGGGTCGCTTTGGTCGAGGCCCTGCGGCAGCTCCCCTACGAGCAGCGCGAGGCGATCGTCCTGCACCACATCGTCGATCTGCCGGTGCGTGAGATCGCCGTACAGCTGGGTGTTCCGGAGGGGACCGTCAAGGCTCGCCTCTCCCGAGGCAGGTCCCGCCTGGCCCCGCTGGTCCGGGAGTTCGCCGACGACGCCGAGGAGGTCAACCATGTCTGA